One stretch of Roseovarius mucosus DNA includes these proteins:
- a CDS encoding MOSC domain-containing protein — MPALMPTEYEGRITWLGRVAQRDASLAAEPLDAVDVTFAGVAGEEHAGLTRPSCSRVISQHPRGTEIRNARQFSVLSDEELTAIAATMGVARLEPSWLGASLVISGIPDLSHLPPSSRLQGPDGVTLVIDMENRPCHLPAKVIETHAPGFGARFKRAALGRRGITAWVEREGRLALGQMLRLHIPDQPVWSELSCVRATLL; from the coding sequence ATGCCCGCATTGATGCCAACCGAGTATGAGGGCCGAATCACTTGGCTGGGCCGAGTGGCGCAGCGCGATGCGTCTCTGGCAGCCGAACCGCTCGACGCGGTCGACGTGACCTTTGCCGGTGTCGCGGGCGAAGAGCACGCGGGCCTGACCCGCCCTTCATGTAGCCGCGTTATTTCCCAGCACCCCAGAGGCACCGAAATCCGCAATGCGCGGCAATTTTCTGTCCTTTCAGACGAAGAGCTGACAGCCATCGCCGCCACCATGGGCGTTGCACGGCTTGAACCAAGCTGGCTGGGTGCCTCGCTGGTGATCAGTGGCATTCCCGACCTCAGCCATCTCCCTCCCTCATCGCGCTTGCAAGGGCCGGATGGGGTGACGCTGGTGATTGATATGGAAAATCGCCCCTGTCACCTGCCTGCCAAGGTGATCGAGACCCACGCCCCGGGCTTTGGTGCACGGTTCAAGCGCGCGGCTCTCGGGCGGCGCGGTATCACCGCTTGGGTCGAGCGTGAGGGGCGGCTGGCCTTGGGGCAAATGCTGCGCCTGCATATTCCCGATCAGCCGGTCTGGTCCGAACTCTCGTGTGTGCGCGCCACGTTGCTCTGA
- a CDS encoding methyltransferase domain-containing protein, with translation MRPALDLLNAVGQMGAGDVVDLGCGNGVMIETLRARAGNRAVVGVDASPAMLEKAQGTGYDALQQADIAEWHPRRAPGLIYSNAALHWVGNHEALMPRLVRMLGKGGTLAVQMPHQNKAPSHRVWLSLAEELFAGRIEKMGTPGVMSPIKYEELLAPLGQFRLWETDYYQRLTAEPGSHPVRRYTESTYARPVLAALEPDEKADLIRRYEEVMHSAYPVRADGTVLFPFRRMFFTLTV, from the coding sequence TTGCGGCCTGCCCTCGATCTTTTGAACGCCGTCGGTCAGATGGGCGCGGGCGATGTGGTGGACCTTGGATGCGGCAACGGCGTGATGATCGAAACGCTGCGTGCCCGCGCGGGCAATCGCGCGGTTGTGGGGGTCGATGCCAGCCCCGCCATGCTCGAAAAGGCTCAAGGGACGGGTTATGACGCCCTCCAACAGGCCGACATCGCCGAGTGGCACCCGCGCCGCGCGCCGGGCCTGATCTATTCCAACGCGGCCCTGCATTGGGTCGGTAATCACGAAGCACTTATGCCCCGGCTCGTCCGCATGCTGGGCAAGGGCGGGACGCTGGCTGTGCAGATGCCGCACCAGAACAAGGCCCCCTCGCACCGTGTCTGGCTCTCGCTGGCAGAGGAACTCTTTGCCGGGCGGATCGAAAAGATGGGCACCCCCGGTGTGATGTCTCCGATCAAATACGAGGAACTTCTGGCACCGCTCGGTCAATTCCGCCTCTGGGAAACGGATTATTATCAAAGGCTGACCGCCGAACCCGGGAGCCACCCGGTGCGCCGCTATACCGAAAGCACCTATGCCCGCCCGGTTCTGGCCGCGCTCGAGCCGGATGAAAAGGCCGATCTCATTCGTCGTTACGAAGAGGTGATGCATAGCGCCTACCCGGTTCGTGCCGATGGTACTGTGCTGTTCCCGTTCCGCCGCATGTTCTTTACCCTGACCGTCTGA
- the ftsH gene encoding ATP-dependent zinc metalloprotease FtsH: MGNARNIAFWLVLFLLILALFNLFSGSGNTLQSRAVPYSEFVAAVDSGGVSQVTLDGETVRYRGADGQDYATIKPEDAEITQRLIDAGIPVKAESQQQSGFQTFIVSLLPFLLLIGVWIYFMNRMQGGGKGGAMGFGKSKAKMLTEKHGRVTFDDVAGIDEAKEELEEIVEFLRNPQKFSRLGGKIPKGALLVGPPGTGKTLLARAIAGEAGVPFFTISGSDFVEMFVGVGASRVRDMFEQAKKNAPCIVFIDEIDAVGRHRGAGYGGGNDEREQTLNQLLVEMDGFEANEGVIIIAATNRKDVLDPALLRPGRFDRQVTVPNPDIKGREKILNVHARKTPLGPDVDLRLIARGTPGFSGADLANLVNEAALMAARVGRRFVTMVDFENAKDKVMMGAERRSMVLTDDQKEKTAYHEAGHAVVGLALPKCDPVYKATIIPRGGALGMVVSLPEIDRLNWHRSECEEKLAMTMAGKAAEILKYGEDNVSNGPAGDIQQASGLARAMVMRWGMSDKVGNIDYEQAHEGYMGNGAGGFSISAHTKELIEEEVKRLIDEAYIRAKKILTDRQEDWERLAQGLLEYETLTGDEIKRVMRGELPSANDDDDGSAEASKPSVTAIPKTKPKSTPGDGGLEPEPST; this comes from the coding sequence TTGGGTAACGCAAGAAATATCGCCTTCTGGCTGGTGCTGTTCCTTTTGATCCTCGCGCTGTTCAACCTGTTCAGCGGGTCGGGCAACACCCTCCAGAGCCGCGCAGTGCCATATTCAGAGTTTGTGGCGGCAGTGGACAGTGGCGGTGTGAGCCAGGTAACGCTGGATGGCGAGACTGTGCGCTATCGCGGCGCGGATGGGCAGGATTATGCAACGATCAAGCCCGAGGATGCAGAAATCACCCAACGTCTGATTGATGCGGGTATTCCGGTAAAGGCCGAGAGCCAGCAGCAATCGGGCTTTCAGACCTTCATTGTCTCGCTTCTGCCTTTCCTTCTGTTGATCGGCGTGTGGATCTATTTCATGAACCGCATGCAGGGCGGCGGCAAAGGTGGCGCGATGGGTTTTGGCAAGTCCAAAGCCAAAATGCTGACCGAAAAGCACGGTCGCGTCACATTTGACGATGTGGCAGGCATCGACGAGGCCAAGGAAGAGCTTGAGGAAATCGTGGAATTCCTGCGCAACCCGCAGAAGTTTTCGCGGCTTGGCGGTAAAATCCCCAAGGGCGCGCTGCTTGTCGGCCCTCCGGGTACCGGTAAGACGCTGCTTGCCCGCGCCATTGCGGGTGAGGCGGGCGTTCCTTTCTTCACCATCTCTGGTTCTGACTTTGTGGAAATGTTCGTGGGTGTGGGTGCATCCCGCGTGCGCGATATGTTTGAGCAAGCGAAGAAAAACGCGCCCTGTATCGTGTTTATCGACGAGATTGACGCGGTCGGCCGCCACCGTGGGGCGGGCTATGGCGGCGGCAATGACGAGCGCGAACAGACGCTGAACCAACTGCTTGTTGAAATGGACGGGTTCGAGGCCAACGAAGGCGTGATCATCATCGCGGCCACCAACCGCAAGGATGTGCTTGACCCCGCACTTCTGCGCCCCGGTCGTTTTGACCGTCAGGTGACCGTGCCCAATCCCGACATCAAGGGCCGCGAGAAAATCCTTAACGTTCACGCCCGCAAGACACCGCTTGGCCCCGATGTGGACCTGCGCCTGATTGCGCGCGGCACGCCCGGCTTCTCTGGCGCGGACCTTGCCAACCTCGTCAACGAGGCGGCGCTGATGGCTGCGCGTGTCGGCCGACGTTTTGTGACTATGGTCGACTTCGAGAACGCCAAAGACAAGGTGATGATGGGGGCCGAGCGCCGTTCGATGGTGCTGACCGACGATCAAAAGGAAAAGACCGCCTATCACGAGGCCGGGCATGCGGTGGTGGGTCTTGCCCTGCCCAAATGTGACCCTGTCTACAAGGCTACGATCATTCCGCGCGGTGGTGCCCTCGGTATGGTTGTGAGCTTGCCCGAGATTGACCGGCTCAATTGGCACCGCTCCGAGTGCGAGGAAAAGCTGGCCATGACCATGGCAGGCAAAGCCGCCGAAATCCTCAAATACGGCGAGGATAACGTGTCGAACGGCCCTGCTGGCGATATTCAACAGGCCAGTGGCCTTGCGCGCGCCATGGTGATGCGCTGGGGCATGTCCGACAAAGTTGGCAATATCGACTATGAGCAGGCGCACGAAGGCTATATGGGCAATGGTGCCGGTGGCTTCTCGATTTCCGCACATACCAAAGAGCTGATCGAGGAAGAGGTCAAACGCCTGATCGACGAGGCCTATATTCGGGCCAAGAAAATCCTGACTGATCGTCAGGAAGATTGGGAACGTCTGGCACAGGGTCTCTTGGAATACGAGACACTGACCGGAGACGAGATCAAGCGCGTGATGCGGGGCGAACTTCCCTCGGCGAATGACGATGACGACGGCAGTGCCGAAGCCAGCAAGCCCTCTGTCACCGCAATCCCGAAAACCAAGCCCAAATCCACGCCCGGCGACGGCGGGCTGGAGCCAGAGCCCTCAACGTGA